The Methanocaldococcus jannaschii DSM 2661 genome has a segment encoding these proteins:
- a CDS encoding flagellin: MKVFEFLKGKRGAMGIGTLIIFIAMVLVAAVAAAVLINTSGFLQQKAMATGKESTEQVASGLMCIGVTGHYDKTLGGIDKLAIYITPNAGSAPIDLKNAKLFLIYDGESHVLNYSTVTTATLGADDIFNSSAITDWSLADSSSYVVGVIQDADGSLSNGVINKGDIAVLLVNANAVFNKAIPTRSEVSGQFQPEFGAPAVIQFTTPAAYTQTVIELQ; the protein is encoded by the coding sequence ATGAAGGTCTTTGAGTTTTTAAAGGGTAAGAGGGGGGCCATGGGTATAGGAACTTTGATAATCTTCATAGCCATGGTCTTAGTCGCTGCAGTAGCAGCAGCAGTCTTAATTAACACAAGTGGATTCCTCCAACAAAAAGCAATGGCTACAGGTAAAGAAAGCACCGAACAAGTTGCAAGTGGTTTAATGTGTATTGGAGTTACAGGACACTATGACAAAACTTTAGGAGGTATTGACAAATTAGCTATCTATATAACTCCAAATGCAGGAAGTGCTCCAATTGACTTAAAGAATGCTAAGTTGTTCTTGATATATGATGGGGAATCACATGTTTTAAACTACAGTACAGTTACAACTGCAACTTTAGGGGCTGATGATATATTTAACTCATCAGCAATAACTGACTGGTCATTAGCAGATAGCTCATCATATGTTGTGGGGGTTATCCAAGATGCTGATGGTTCATTATCAAATGGCGTTATTAACAAAGGAGATATTGCAGTTTTATTAGTTAATGCAAATGCAGTATTTAATAAGGCAATACCTACAAGATCAGAAGTCTCAGGACAGTTCCAGCCAGAATTTGGTGCTCCAGCAGTTATCCAATTTACAACACCAGCTGCATATACACAAACTGTAATTGAGTTACAATAA
- a CDS encoding ATPase domain-containing protein has translation MELARIDLSRDDLDKRIGGGIPHGSLIIIEGEESTGKSVLCQRLAYGFLQNRYSVTYVSTQLTTLEFIKQMNSLNYSINKKLLSGALLYIPVYPLIADNKKKDGFLKKVMETRAFYEKDVIIFDSISALIANDASEVNVDDLMAFFKRITALKKIIICTVNPKELPESVLTIIRTSATMLIRTELFTFGGDLKNLAKILKYNMAPGSYQKNIVFRVEPKIGIAVEIASVA, from the coding sequence ATGGAATTAGCAAGAATTGATTTAAGTAGAGATGATTTGGATAAAAGAATTGGGGGTGGTATTCCACATGGTAGCTTGATAATAATTGAGGGAGAGGAGAGTACAGGTAAATCTGTCTTATGCCAGAGGTTGGCATATGGATTTTTACAGAATAGATACTCAGTAACATACGTTTCTACTCAACTCACAACTTTAGAATTTATAAAACAGATGAATTCTTTGAATTATTCAATCAATAAAAAGTTGTTATCAGGAGCTTTATTATATATTCCAGTTTATCCGCTAATTGCTGATAATAAAAAAAAGGATGGATTTTTAAAAAAAGTTATGGAAACAAGAGCATTTTATGAAAAAGATGTTATCATATTTGATTCAATATCTGCATTAATTGCAAACGATGCCAGTGAAGTTAATGTTGATGATTTAATGGCTTTTTTTAAGAGAATTACAGCTTTAAAGAAAATAATAATTTGCACAGTAAATCCAAAAGAATTGCCAGAATCGGTTTTAACTATTATAAGAACATCAGCAACAATGTTAATAAGAACTGAGTTATTTACATTTGGGGGGGATTTAAAGAACTTAGCCAAGATATTAAAATACAATATGGCTCCTGGGTCATATCAGAAAAATATTGTGTTTAGAGTTGAGCCTAAGATTGGTATCGCTGTTGAAATTGCATCTGTTGCATAA
- a CDS encoding flagellar protein G — translation MASSAMSEIVMFVAVLLIAAFVAGILTTSTYKISLNINKKGDALATKLSQDFEIINDPGDIVRNSSAGTIALYIKNTGKDPIIFTNDSFTVIIDGSIVEINTTNQLTSPGSNILSPGDVGEIVVNYNETGYHRIKVISECGISRIIRGYIS, via the coding sequence TTGGCATCAAGTGCAATGTCTGAAATAGTTATGTTCGTTGCTGTGTTGTTAATCGCTGCATTTGTAGCAGGGATTTTAACGACCTCTACCTATAAGATTTCTTTAAATATTAATAAAAAGGGTGATGCATTAGCTACAAAGCTATCTCAAGATTTTGAGATTATAAATGATCCAGGAGATATTGTTAGAAATTCTTCAGCAGGTACTATTGCCCTTTACATTAAAAATACTGGTAAAGACCCAATTATATTTACGAATGATTCATTTACAGTAATTATTGATGGAAGTATTGTAGAAATAAATACTACTAATCAGTTAACATCTCCTGGGAGTAATATATTATCTCCTGGAGATGTGGGGGAGATTGTTGTAAATTATAACGAAACTGGATACCATAGGATAAAAGTTATTTCTGAATGTGGGATTTCAAGGATAATTAGGGGTTATATTTCCTAA
- a CDS encoding flagellin, which translates to MLLDYIKSRRGAIGIGTLIIFIALVLVAAVAAAVIINTAANLQHKAARVGEESTRQVASGIQVLKITGYAVNTKNITKLAILVSPNVGDEIDLSSTIVTISNGDYKASLVYGGQITYVNTNGTRDIFNESWPNIANPTTEFGVIVLQDADGSMNNTEHPTMNFGDKAIIAINVGDVFGGIMPRERIYGEVIPEFGASGIIEFRAPSTFSEHVVTLQ; encoded by the coding sequence ATGTTGTTAGACTATATTAAAAGTCGCCGAGGGGCAATTGGTATAGGTACGCTTATCATTTTCATCGCTTTAGTATTAGTCGCTGCAGTAGCAGCGGCAGTTATAATAAACACGGCAGCCAACCTTCAGCACAAAGCTGCGAGGGTTGGTGAGGAAAGTACAAGACAGGTAGCGAGTGGAATACAAGTATTAAAGATTACTGGTTATGCGGTAAATACAAAAAATATAACAAAGCTTGCAATACTTGTGTCCCCAAATGTTGGGGATGAAATTGATTTATCATCTACAATAGTTACCATATCAAATGGGGATTATAAAGCTTCATTAGTTTATGGAGGACAAATTACTTATGTAAATACTAATGGAACTAGGGACATATTTAATGAATCTTGGCCAAATATTGCCAATCCAACAACAGAATTTGGAGTAATTGTCTTACAAGATGCTGATGGTTCTATGAACAATACCGAGCATCCAACAATGAACTTTGGAGATAAAGCCATAATTGCTATAAATGTTGGAGATGTGTTTGGAGGTATTATGCCAAGAGAGAGAATATATGGAGAAGTTATTCCAGAATTTGGAGCTTCTGGAATTATCGAGTTTAGAGCACCATCAACATTTAGTGAGCATGTAGTTACACTTCAATAA
- a CDS encoding Sjogren's syndrome/scleroderma autoantigen 1 family protein, producing the protein MKNDDAIKVLSNELLKGAKMLSTHCSKCGCPLFEKDGKIYCPICEKLKNKETIEKGENEKEIKNEIERKKSEINEILDLNKVVMDKINYLVMKLKEEDEVSRIREIAEAIYVLIKLKKKIE; encoded by the coding sequence ATGAAAAATGATGATGCAATAAAAGTTTTATCTAATGAATTGTTAAAAGGAGCAAAGATGCTTTCTACTCACTGTTCAAAGTGTGGATGTCCATTATTTGAAAAGGATGGAAAGATATATTGCCCCATATGTGAAAAATTGAAAAATAAAGAGACAATTGAAAAAGGTGAAAATGAAAAAGAAATTAAAAATGAAATTGAGAGGAAAAAATCTGAAATTAATGAGATATTGGATTTAAACAAGGTAGTAATGGATAAAATAAACTATTTAGTAATGAAACTAAAAGAAGAGGATGAAGTTAGTAGAATACGGGAGATAGCAGAGGCTATTTATGTATTAATCAAACTCAAAAAGAAGATTGAATAA
- a CDS encoding flagella accessory protein C: METTEGLLAKVNDIESKLPKLESSINNLRKENEMLRVELNKINENLQDIMALYEVVSNQINPFIGVSKITATSLEKLERLETEYKRLKKTVEELTNDLIILGSLYLHQLDINLDEIIEEVLEEEIIKSMSGEDTHDTKDNK, translated from the coding sequence ATGGAAACCACAGAAGGTTTGTTAGCGAAAGTTAATGATATTGAATCCAAACTACCAAAGTTAGAATCTTCAATAAACAACTTAAGAAAAGAAAATGAAATGCTAAGAGTTGAACTTAATAAGATTAATGAAAATTTGCAGGATATAATGGCTCTCTATGAAGTTGTATCAAATCAAATAAATCCCTTTATTGGGGTCTCAAAAATTACTGCAACAAGCTTAGAAAAACTTGAGAGATTAGAAACAGAATATAAAAGACTTAAAAAAACTGTTGAAGAGCTTACAAATGATTTAATAATTCTTGGTTCTCTCTATTTGCACCAACTTGATATTAATCTTGATGAAATTATTGAAGAGGTTTTGGAGGAGGAGATTATAAAGTCAATGTCCGGGGAGGATACTCATGATACAAAAGACAATAAGTGA
- the cofC gene encoding 2-phospho-L-lactate guanylyltransferase: MKVIIPVSPINSLKTRLSEFLSGEERKNLLLNMLKDIIKALDGLDIVIVSRDEEILDFAKNELKAETIKEKYKGLNNAIKQAFEEIEDKEVIIIPADIPLIKKKHIEDILKLSKNYDLIIAPSRGGGTNLLYLKSKDLIEIKYEGFSFLKHLEEAKKRNLRYYIYDSFLISVDINTPEDLGEIFIHGNDTYTKNYLKSLGIDVEPKHSSAGRFVVKRR, encoded by the coding sequence ATGAAAGTTATAATCCCTGTATCACCAATAAACTCACTAAAAACCAGATTATCAGAATTTTTAAGTGGTGAGGAGAGGAAAAACCTATTATTAAATATGCTTAAAGATATTATTAAAGCTTTAGATGGTTTAGATATTGTTATAGTTAGCAGAGATGAGGAAATTTTGGATTTTGCTAAAAATGAATTAAAGGCAGAAACTATTAAAGAAAAATATAAAGGATTAAACAATGCAATAAAACAGGCATTTGAGGAAATTGAAGATAAAGAAGTTATCATTATTCCAGCAGACATCCCATTAATTAAGAAAAAGCATATTGAGGATATCTTAAAACTTTCTAAGAATTATGATTTAATTATAGCTCCATCAAGAGGAGGGGGAACTAACTTATTATATTTAAAATCTAAAGATTTAATTGAGATAAAATACGAGGGCTTTAGTTTTTTAAAACATTTAGAAGAGGCAAAAAAGAGAAATTTAAGATATTACATTTACGATTCCTTTTTAATCTCTGTTGATATAAACACACCAGAAGATTTGGGAGAGATATTCATCCATGGAAATGATACATATACAAAAAATTATCTAAAAAGCTTAGGAATTGATGTAGAGCCAAAGCATTCATCAGCTGGAAGATTTGTGGTAAAGAGGAGATAA
- a CDS encoding type II/IV secretion system ATPase subunit, with amino-acid sequence MSEAELKEAMKRNPHLRRYIENFKRTYMRIPDFMVSLSRELKELKYPNIIYPVGDPIFIHIFGTPETKTKYIVIEPTLETAEEKLKYKMILNKILELAPYEETPKSVEEFEEVLTRLFNACTKVTEAVGEEGFFQRIFRFADNKIKITPEERDKFLYILKRDLIGLGNLEPIGRDPYLEDIHVIGPKNCHVVHKIFGMLPTNITWEDEIELADYLKNLGERMGRPVSDANPIVDGTLPDGSRINIIYSTDVSPKGPSFTIRKFTDVPISVTQLISWGTFSTEVAAYLWLCLEYGMSIFICGETASGKTTTLNAILPFIKPNSKIFSCEDTPEVKPPHPVWQQLVTRERGPEESRVTLFDLLRAALRSRPNYIIVGEIRSVEAAVAFQAMQTGHPVLSTFHAANVRKMIQRLNGDPINVPLTFMDNLNVALFQLAVYQRGKVLRRVVSIEEIEGYYKEVDGVVTRAVFQWEPDKDRHVFTGRNNSYVLEEKIAKAAGYEDPRDIYNELELRARILEEMIAREIFDYYQVRDIIWAFYEKGLEGLPFPI; translated from the coding sequence ATGAGTGAAGCGGAATTAAAAGAAGCAATGAAACGAAATCCGCATTTACGAAGATACATCGAGAACTTTAAAAGAACCTATATGCGAATCCCAGACTTTATGGTCTCACTCTCAAGAGAATTAAAGGAGCTAAAATATCCAAATATTATCTATCCCGTTGGAGACCCAATCTTTATTCATATATTTGGAACTCCAGAAACAAAGACAAAATATATCGTTATTGAACCAACATTAGAAACTGCCGAAGAAAAATTAAAGTATAAAATGATATTAAACAAAATTTTAGAGCTCGCCCCTTATGAAGAAACTCCTAAGAGTGTAGAAGAGTTTGAAGAGGTTTTAACGAGATTATTTAATGCCTGTACAAAGGTTACTGAGGCAGTTGGGGAGGAGGGGTTTTTTCAAAGAATATTTAGGTTTGCAGACAATAAAATTAAAATCACACCAGAGGAGAGAGATAAATTCCTTTACATATTAAAGAGGGATTTAATAGGTTTAGGTAATCTTGAGCCCATTGGTAGAGACCCATACTTAGAGGATATTCACGTTATCGGTCCAAAAAATTGTCATGTTGTTCACAAAATTTTTGGAATGTTACCTACAAATATTACATGGGAAGATGAGATTGAACTTGCAGATTATTTAAAAAATTTAGGAGAACGAATGGGTAGGCCAGTTTCAGATGCTAACCCAATAGTTGATGGAACACTACCAGATGGTTCAAGGATTAACATTATCTACTCTACAGATGTCTCTCCAAAGGGTCCATCATTTACAATTAGGAAATTCACAGATGTTCCTATCAGTGTTACACAACTTATTAGCTGGGGGACATTCTCAACTGAAGTTGCAGCATATTTATGGCTATGTTTAGAGTATGGTATGAGTATCTTTATTTGTGGGGAGACAGCATCAGGTAAAACAACAACATTAAACGCAATCTTACCATTTATAAAACCAAATTCAAAGATATTCTCTTGTGAAGACACTCCAGAAGTTAAACCACCTCATCCAGTATGGCAGCAGTTAGTTACAAGAGAGAGAGGGCCAGAGGAGAGTAGAGTTACACTCTTTGATTTGTTGAGGGCTGCATTGAGGTCAAGACCTAACTATATTATTGTTGGAGAGATTAGAAGTGTCGAGGCAGCAGTTGCTTTCCAGGCTATGCAGACTGGACACCCTGTTCTCTCAACTTTCCACGCAGCTAATGTTAGAAAGATGATACAGAGGTTGAATGGAGACCCAATCAATGTCCCATTAACATTTATGGATAACTTAAACGTTGCACTCTTCCAGCTTGCCGTCTATCAGAGAGGTAAGGTTTTGAGAAGAGTAGTTTCTATTGAAGAAATTGAGGGGTATTATAAAGAGGTAGATGGAGTCGTTACAAGGGCGGTGTTCCAATGGGAGCCAGATAAAGACAGGCATGTATTTACTGGAAGAAATAACAGTTATGTCTTAGAGGAGAAGATAGCTAAGGCAGCGGGATATGAAGACCCAAGAGATATTTACAATGAGTTAGAATTAAGAGCAAGAATCTTAGAGGAAATGATTGCAAGAGAAATTTTCGATTACTACCAAGTTAGAGATATAATATGGGCATTTTACGAAAAAGGATTGGAGGGACTTCCATTCCCAATCTGA
- a CDS encoding flagellar protein F, protein MGFSSVVGATVMIIALLVCGAYLYVTMDSYYENVDEAYTTYYSHVHAKLNEKLVITDVKSSTSQTNITIYNNGSVVVEPDKFTILFDGTVVPEENISYYPKLKKYLVPLDSITIVVNWTQPSRICIVSDNGNKYFYSLT, encoded by the coding sequence ATGGGATTTAGTTCAGTAGTAGGGGCAACAGTAATGATTATTGCATTGCTTGTATGTGGAGCATATCTTTATGTGACAATGGACAGTTATTATGAAAATGTTGATGAGGCTTATACAACGTATTACAGCCATGTACATGCCAAATTAAATGAAAAGTTAGTAATTACTGATGTTAAAAGCAGTACATCCCAAACAAATATAACCATCTATAATAACGGTTCAGTTGTAGTAGAACCGGACAAATTTACCATACTGTTTGATGGCACTGTAGTGCCAGAAGAAAATATTTCTTATTATCCTAAACTGAAAAAGTATCTCGTCCCATTGGATAGTATAACGATTGTAGTAAATTGGACACAGCCGAGTAGGATATGTATAGTTTCAGATAATGGTAATAAGTATTTCTATTCATTAACATAA
- a CDS encoding FlaD/FlaE family flagellar protein, with the protein MIQKTISETSPPPMFSDEEILTEDEIEEYLDNLKSKLPSFVIILLKNNLRGKRVTKKQLDKIVERITEVLSKGRRDDKTEELNKKLQTLEQKLDAIMKLTTMAVSTKTSEEIEKIKTNEKIEIENAPIKIKSEEKPEKPVEIEVSKKKETMDTGKKTETEEKVKEIEVPKPVEKTHEKVEETKTKGEIKKEVKKEVKLKKYELPKESPMGGSFMTPIEEEKEYRLNDIPEDAVSMTLVFKWLEFLISRGGMTYLPDILDYYNKIGWISNRVILKLLRFAKNMKITFDEEELRPRDKLSPSDHIVSLLYIEKLAGRPIDSEILEMLEIEIRRIKKWAIELQSI; encoded by the coding sequence ATGATACAAAAGACAATAAGTGAAACATCACCCCCTCCTATGTTCTCTGATGAGGAGATTCTTACAGAGGATGAAATTGAGGAATATTTGGATAATTTAAAATCAAAATTGCCATCTTTTGTTATCATCCTATTAAAAAACAATTTAAGAGGTAAGAGGGTTACAAAAAAACAGCTGGATAAGATTGTTGAGAGGATTACAGAGGTTCTATCAAAAGGAAGAAGGGATGATAAAACAGAAGAGCTCAATAAAAAGCTTCAAACTCTTGAACAGAAGCTTGATGCTATAATGAAACTTACTACAATGGCTGTTTCAACAAAAACTTCAGAAGAAATTGAAAAAATTAAAACTAATGAGAAAATAGAAATAGAAAATGCTCCTATTAAAATTAAAAGTGAAGAAAAACCTGAAAAGCCGGTAGAAATTGAAGTAAGTAAGAAAAAAGAGACTATGGATACTGGTAAAAAAACTGAAACTGAAGAGAAAGTTAAAGAGATTGAGGTTCCTAAACCTGTAGAAAAAACCCATGAAAAAGTTGAAGAAACTAAGACTAAGGGGGAGATTAAGAAAGAAGTCAAAAAAGAAGTTAAATTAAAAAAATATGAGCTACCTAAAGAATCACCTATGGGGGGAAGCTTTATGACACCTATTGAAGAAGAGAAAGAATATAGATTGAATGACATTCCTGAAGATGCTGTTTCCATGACACTGGTATTTAAATGGCTGGAATTTTTGATTAGTAGGGGCGGTATGACATATTTACCAGACATTTTAGACTATTACAATAAGATTGGATGGATATCCAACAGAGTTATATTAAAGCTATTAAGATTTGCTAAGAATATGAAAATAACATTTGATGAGGAAGAATTAAGACCAAGGGATAAGCTATCACCAAGCGACCATATAGTGTCTCTCCTATATATAGAAAAGCTTGCAGGAAGACCAATAGATTCCGAGATTCTTGAGATGTTGGAGATAGAAATTAGGAGAATAAAAAAATGGGCTATAGAATTACAATCAATCTAA
- a CDS encoding MBL fold metallo-hydrolase, translated as MILKLNGYGYSSNSYLIIGKKNILIDPGTSGTFNILMEELERNGIKDIDLIINTHCHFDHTSADYLIEEYFNCPTIIEDKEVKHLKNGDEVTVSSLFGAKLNPPKEIIPLSEIEEELKSYGLEIIRTPGHTYGSISIIYENSLITGDTIFAYGVGRWDLPTGDVIQLRNSINLLERIANERNIDKLYPGHGEIGDRMAFSYAKLFI; from the coding sequence ATGATTCTAAAACTTAATGGATACGGTTACAGCTCAAACTCTTACTTAATAATTGGAAAGAAAAATATTCTCATAGACCCAGGAACTTCTGGGACATTTAATATATTAATGGAGGAATTAGAAAGGAATGGAATAAAAGATATTGACTTAATAATAAACACACATTGCCACTTTGACCACACATCAGCAGATTATTTAATTGAGGAATATTTTAACTGTCCAACTATAATAGAAGATAAAGAAGTTAAGCATTTAAAAAATGGAGATGAAGTTACTGTATCATCCCTATTTGGAGCTAAGTTAAATCCTCCAAAAGAAATAATCCCCTTATCTGAAATTGAAGAGGAGTTAAAAAGTTATGGTTTAGAGATTATAAGAACTCCTGGACATACCTATGGTTCTATCTCAATAATCTATGAAAATAGTTTAATAACTGGAGACACAATCTTTGCCTATGGAGTTGGAAGATGGGACTTACCTACTGGAGATGTCATTCAGCTGAGAAACTCCATAAATTTATTGGAAAGAATAGCAAATGAAAGGAATATAGATAAATTATACCCCGGACATGGAGAAATTGGAGATAGGATGGCTTTTAGCTATGCAAAACTTTTTATATAA
- a CDS encoding FlaD/FlaE family flagellar protein, producing the protein MDGLASTILEVHKPAKLEDIPDEDPIAIILALKWLEYLCERAGVENVSDILDFYYMLGWLGDKALAKLLKFLKGIKVDEENVVEGSGKLNITDHIISLLFIERLNGKKISAELLDKIEWELRKIKKGAEQFYGI; encoded by the coding sequence ATGGATGGATTAGCTTCAACAATATTGGAAGTTCATAAACCTGCTAAATTAGAGGACATTCCTGATGAGGACCCAATTGCGATTATATTAGCATTAAAATGGTTGGAGTATTTATGTGAGAGAGCAGGCGTTGAAAATGTGTCTGATATATTAGATTTCTACTACATGTTAGGATGGCTGGGAGATAAAGCATTAGCAAAACTATTAAAATTCTTAAAGGGAATAAAAGTTGATGAAGAAAATGTAGTGGAAGGGTCAGGGAAATTAAATATTACTGACCATATAATATCACTTCTATTCATTGAAAGATTAAATGGAAAAAAGATATCTGCTGAACTATTAGATAAAATTGAATGGGAATTAAGAAAAATAAAGAAGGGGGCTGAACAGTTCTATGGGATTTAG
- a CDS encoding flagellin → MKVFEFLKGKRGAMGIGTLIIFIAMVLVAAVAAAVLINTSGFLQQKAMATGKESTEQVASGLSTLQVIGIHDNKAINYLAIYITPNAGSAAIDLNQTKILITDGEKKAVLRYNSNAYADLTTGGEVTNTSLAAWNLSGGEFGIIVLQDADGSCKSTTPVINKGDIVALTINASAVGLNLVPRTTVTGSVIPEFGAPAVIEFTTPAAYLSTQEVIQLQ, encoded by the coding sequence ATGAAGGTCTTTGAGTTTTTAAAGGGTAAGAGGGGGGCCATGGGTATAGGAACTTTGATAATCTTCATAGCCATGGTCTTAGTCGCTGCAGTAGCAGCAGCAGTCTTAATTAACACAAGTGGATTCCTCCAACAAAAAGCAATGGCTACAGGTAAAGAAAGCACCGAACAAGTTGCAAGTGGGCTTTCAACACTTCAAGTAATTGGAATACATGATAACAAAGCTATCAATTATTTAGCTATCTATATAACTCCAAATGCAGGAAGTGCAGCAATAGACTTAAATCAAACTAAGATATTAATTACTGACGGTGAAAAGAAAGCTGTATTAAGATATAATTCAAATGCATATGCAGATTTAACAACTGGAGGAGAAGTTACTAATACTTCTCTTGCTGCATGGAATTTAAGTGGTGGAGAATTTGGAATAATTGTCTTGCAAGATGCTGATGGTTCATGTAAGAGTACAACCCCAGTAATTAACAAAGGAGATATAGTTGCTTTAACAATAAATGCTTCAGCAGTTGGACTTAACTTAGTCCCAAGAACAACAGTAACTGGTTCAGTAATTCCAGAATTTGGTGCTCCAGCAGTTATTGAATTCACAACACCAGCTGCATACTTAAGCACACAAGAAGTAATACAATTACAATAA